A stretch of Antennarius striatus isolate MH-2024 chromosome 6, ASM4005453v1, whole genome shotgun sequence DNA encodes these proteins:
- the rtn2a gene encoding reticulon-2a isoform X4 encodes MMDLIYWKDTERTGMVLTGLVVGLLSLFQLSIITVVSTVSLAVMCFIISVRIYYQVLYILSWGDGEHPFKSYLDMDITFSGDDADHFMQKAIVMTLSAVDTLKNLFFVRNLFESLKLLALLYLVTYLGDLCNGLTLLIIGIIALFSLPLFYRQRQEQVDSFIAKMQAHVDNIKDFFHRLAQGGGPPVDPTPGGAKPKIQ; translated from the exons A TGATGGACCTGATCTACTGGAAGGACACGGAGCGAACGGGCATGGTGCTAACAGGGTTGGTGGTGGGCCTGCTGTCCCTGTTCCAGCTGAGCATCATCACCGTGGTCTCCACAGTCTCCCTGGCTGTCATGTGCTTCATCATCTCAGTACGCATCTACTACCAAGTCCTCTACATTCTCAGCTGGGGCGATGGAGAACACCCCTTCAA GTCATATTTGGACATGGACATCACTTTCAGTGGGGATGACGCCGATCACTTCATGCAGAAAGCAATCGTCATGACTCTGTCTGCTGTGGACACTCTGAAGAACCTCTTTTTTGTTAGAAACCTCTTTGAGTCTCTTAAG CTCCTCGCTCTGCTCTACCTGGTGACATACCTGGGAGATCTGTGTAACGGTCTAACTCTGCTCATCATCG GTATAATCGCTCTCTTCTCTCTGCCACTTTTCTACAGACAACGCCAG GAACAGGTGGACAGCTTTATTGCAAAAATGCAAGCCCACGTTGACAACATCAAGGACTT CTTCCACAGATTGGCCCAAGGCGGTGGCCCTCCTGTGGACCCAACTCCTGGTGGTGCCAAACCAAAAATCCAGTAA
- the rtn2a gene encoding reticulon-2a isoform X3 produces MASKVMDLIYWKDTERTGMVLTGLVVGLLSLFQLSIITVVSTVSLAVMCFIISVRIYYQVLYILSWGDGEHPFKSYLDMDITFSGDDADHFMQKAIVMTLSAVDTLKNLFFVRNLFESLKLLALLYLVTYLGDLCNGLTLLIIGIIALFSLPLFYRQRQEQVDSFIAKMQAHVDNIKDFFHRLAQGGGPPVDPTPGGAKPKIQ; encoded by the exons ATGGCCAGTAAAG TGATGGACCTGATCTACTGGAAGGACACGGAGCGAACGGGCATGGTGCTAACAGGGTTGGTGGTGGGCCTGCTGTCCCTGTTCCAGCTGAGCATCATCACCGTGGTCTCCACAGTCTCCCTGGCTGTCATGTGCTTCATCATCTCAGTACGCATCTACTACCAAGTCCTCTACATTCTCAGCTGGGGCGATGGAGAACACCCCTTCAA GTCATATTTGGACATGGACATCACTTTCAGTGGGGATGACGCCGATCACTTCATGCAGAAAGCAATCGTCATGACTCTGTCTGCTGTGGACACTCTGAAGAACCTCTTTTTTGTTAGAAACCTCTTTGAGTCTCTTAAG CTCCTCGCTCTGCTCTACCTGGTGACATACCTGGGAGATCTGTGTAACGGTCTAACTCTGCTCATCATCG GTATAATCGCTCTCTTCTCTCTGCCACTTTTCTACAGACAACGCCAG GAACAGGTGGACAGCTTTATTGCAAAAATGCAAGCCCACGTTGACAACATCAAGGACTT CTTCCACAGATTGGCCCAAGGCGGTGGCCCTCCTGTGGACCCAACTCCTGGTGGTGCCAAACCAAAAATCCAGTAA